In Bacillota bacterium, a single genomic region encodes these proteins:
- a CDS encoding substrate-binding domain-containing protein, whose amino-acid sequence MVRRRHGLSRILVLMSGLAVMAVLVTGSDVLAAGPAPAKRRIAASLLTNKHGFYQELEDGLLTEGRKCGFELDITYAEFDAAKQARQIEELISRKPDALIISPCDSTAVGESIVKANRASIPVFTVDIANRSGYGSVVSHIASDNFEGGRLAGQLMARALGGTGKVIIINHPSITSVMDRVSGFRDYLEQYPAIQIVADIPAWGQRSRATAIMEDVLMMMPYIDGVFAINDDSALGALQAIEAARVKRRIVVVGYDGTPEAVAAIRASKIYGDVVQYPRQIGVLAIQTIRDHLNGLPVKPHIAVGVGVVTTDTLGSR is encoded by the coding sequence GTGGTGCGCAGAAGGCACGGATTGAGTCGCATTCTGGTTCTCATGTCCGGTCTTGCGGTCATGGCCGTCCTTGTCACTGGCTCTGATGTCTTGGCGGCGGGGCCCGCCCCTGCGAAGCGCCGCATAGCGGCGTCGCTTCTGACGAACAAGCATGGGTTCTACCAGGAGCTCGAGGACGGTCTCCTCACGGAGGGGCGCAAGTGCGGTTTCGAACTGGACATCACTTACGCCGAGTTCGATGCCGCAAAACAGGCCCGACAAATCGAGGAGCTAATCTCCAGGAAGCCGGACGCGCTGATCATCTCCCCTTGCGACTCGACTGCTGTAGGTGAGAGTATCGTGAAGGCCAACAGAGCCTCGATCCCGGTGTTCACCGTGGACATCGCGAACCGATCGGGATACGGGAGCGTGGTCTCGCATATCGCGTCGGACAATTTCGAAGGAGGCCGGCTCGCCGGTCAGCTCATGGCAAGAGCCCTGGGCGGAACGGGCAAGGTCATCATCATAAACCATCCCAGCATTACGTCGGTGATGGACCGGGTCAGCGGGTTTCGCGACTATCTCGAGCAGTACCCGGCAATTCAGATCGTGGCGGACATTCCTGCGTGGGGCCAGAGGAGCCGGGCGACTGCCATCATGGAGGACGTCCTCATGATGATGCCGTACATCGACGGGGTCTTTGCTATAAACGATGACTCCGCGCTCGGAGCTCTCCAGGCCATCGAAGCGGCGCGCGTGAAGCGGCGCATCGTGGTGGTGGGTTACGACGGCACCCCCGAAGCCGTGGCGGCCATCCGAGCGTCGAAGATCTATGGAGATGTGGTCCAGTACCCTAGGCAAATAGGAGTGTTGGCCATTCAGACGATCCGCGATCACCTCAACGGGCTGCCGGTGAAGCCCCACATCGCGGTGGGAGTCGGGGTGGTGACCACGGACACTCTGGGAAGCCGGTGA